One Glycine soja cultivar W05 chromosome 7, ASM419377v2, whole genome shotgun sequence genomic window, ATGAATGAAGATGTAAGGGGTAAACTTAGAACACCACATATAGCTTGATGTGCAAAGCTGGTATTCTACATATTATATACAGTATTTGAGATTTCATACCACTAGTATAATGCTCGATCTTTTTTTATGCTTTAGTTTTTCCTGCTTGTTACCACATATAGCTTATGTTGTGTCAGTGTCAAAGAAAAAGCTTATGTTGTGTCACATCATTCatcattataaatttgatttgatgaatTAAAgtgctattattttttatttccttaacatgaaaaatactatttttgttcttatttataaGATGCAGGATCAGCAATTGAACtaatatttttagagagttagtatttataaattttaagcaTTCGTTTTTGGATTCAATTGAAATCCTCAGCTCAGTAATCAATTCCAATTGCTAGGTTATTTGGTTATTTCTAATCGAAAAGTGTGAATCCAAACTGTTTTGGATCAGTATCTTGATTAAATATAGACAGGGATCTCCCATATTATTTGGGTTCAGCTAGACATTGGAGCATGCGTGATCTCAGTTGTCTATGTAAATAGGCACCTCGGGTATGAATCCTTTTCTACTCTCATTCTTGTTCATTCTTCTCTTACTGACTTAGGCATCAAGGTGTTTGCGCACCACAACAGATGTTGAGAGTCCCACATCGACATCGGGTGATTAACGAACATggaaaaatacttatataattGAATAGGTCACTCTCTTATAAACCGATTTTTAAAAGGATTTTTCGGATGTCTTTACTGCACTTTAGACGCTAAACTCTGCCGCGGGATATCAAGATCTGAATCAGATCTCTGTCTCGGAACCAAATCTCAGCCAACGAAACTCACTTTATCTCTGACCCAAAGtttccaattaaaataaaattgaattacttGCAAGTATAGGATATCCATTCATGTCTTTGTTGGCTGAGGAGAGGCAAAGAAGGAGAACCGAAGCAAAATCCTATCCCATTCCCACTGCTTGCTCTGCACCTTCGTGCTCTCTCTCACCATCAGAGGGAGGCAGAAAGCAATCCATAGACAACCCAACAATGTTAAAATCAACCTCTTCAATCGTCCATGTTTCCTCAATCATATGTTTGTGATTATGCGCCGCACCGTACCTATAAAGCGTGGCAATTGTCCTCCCACCATGCGCTATGTTAATGCCATCTATGTATCTATAATCATCAATCATGGACTCGATGCTTGTTTCCCAAAACACTGACTCTTTTCCTTTAACGGCCTTCATTTTCACCAACTTTGTGTCCTCAAACTTCACCAGTAGCCCCGTGCGTTGGCTGAAGTAACCCAGCATTGTGTGCATTACGATTTCAGTATTGGACATGCTTTGTGCTTGCAGAATGTGTTGATCCGTTTGTAACCTGAGCATGAAGCAAACCTCGTTGTTAATGTTGTTCTCTCCTACACATTCTGCGTCTAGGAACAAGTTAGCCGTGCACCTTGGGTCCAGTCCCTGATAATAGTAACAACCActcatgattaatttttttaataattataagtgAATATTTCATTCTAACTATGGTTATATTATGTATATAActtcatttttgtttcaatgttaCTTATTATAAGATTTCGTATCATTTTTCtgaacaaagaaaatattttagtctttactttaaatagtcactttttaaCTTGGGAGAAAATGAAAAGggtcttcttaaatattaaaaaaaaatcacacacaagtttaatattaatatctaaattaattaattaatttgatatgtataatttaatcaattataaatagaaatgaaaagaaTGTTATTTACCTGAAAGAAGCGGCGGAGGGGTCTGGGAGGACCTTTGTTAGCATGGAAAGGTTGAGAAGAAGAATGGTTCCAAGCTAGCTTTCCATTACTGCCAGCACTGACCTTGAAACCGGAAACGACCAATTCCAAACACCATAAATCAGGGTTCTTCTGCCATAATACAAAGCCTCCCACTTCAGTTTTGCCTCTTGATTGAACGCTTTCTTCGTATCCATCACCTTGACGACGCACCTCCGATCCACATATTCTCACTTGTCCCATAGCATACATGCTTTCCAGTGAATTCAACGCAGCTACTCCTCCCGTCGCTGCCACGTACTGCTGAACTATGTACTTGGCACTCGAATCTCTCTGCATGCAGGCCCccatttaatttaactaatgaAACTATTGGGTGCTGTAGTGGCAACTAATAGCCAAGAAAAATACATGtttgtatattaaaatataagaaatgttAACCACACACTACTTTAATATTCTGCACTCTATCTAGCACAGTTTATTATTGGCTTATGGggtgagagaaaaaaagttcAATTGATTATAACTCAAAAGATTGCTAGCAACACAATTCTAACTTAACACACCTCTaactctctctgtctctctctcttttcttaatTCTATGATGTGAAGCATCGACACTGACATGAACATCGAACATGACACAGACACGTGAATAtctgtaatatttaaaatatagaatGTAGTACAAGTATCGTGTCGGTGTCGGACACTAACACGAATACGTGTCGAACACCAGACACGACAAGGGACTGGGGTGTCGTATTTCATGTATTCTATAACACCATCTCTATTGTTAGATTTCAGGTGTGAGGAAATTTATGAAACGGCAAATGAATGGTAATCCATAATTTCTGTTAAATCTCTCtttctaattttctttatttattttacttttaacaaataaaaaagtaacaaaCATGTTCGTACATAACTTCgtgatatatttttcatttttttagataGTGGCATAATTTTTCATGATGTAACATCACTCTGATAAAAGTTacctaaatatttttacattctaGACATACTTAGATACGCAAGGTTCGTATGCATGGAGTTCAAAGCGAAATTAATTaaccaagacaaaaaaaattagaattgcgTACGTACGTGATATAGTTTATGAGTTATTATCACCGTTATAGATTTATATGCTCTAATATATACCGTGGCAttgaattattaatatatatagatgatTGGTAAGGCTTACAATGGAACAATCTTTGAGGGGGCGAGTCAAATTATGGTCTGATGGAACCTGAAGAGGAATAAGGGGAGCACCCACAAGCTTAAGCAACACCATGAATTCATTGTTTGATGGTGTTGAGAGACCAGAAGACTTATCAACGAATTGAGCATTCATGAGAGTTCGCATGTTCTTCCAACGATTGGACCCATTGCTGCCCATGCCGGACAACATCTCCTCGGGAATTGGCACCTCAAGGACGGTATCCAACCCATCTTCATTGTCAAAATTAGGGCACAACTTCctcattgttaattttttcaaggaatgttaattaatattaatttgaccCAATTAAATGAATAGATTATcaagaaagaaggaaaggaatccTTTTGAATAAAAACGGAACCCTTCCTCTTTCTGGGTAGTGAGCACCCCCTGTGCCTGGAAAGGCTTAGGGTTAATTTTGTGTCCCTAGTGAAAGGGGAAGCAAGACACATGACGTACGAGCTCTTGCGTTTTCTTTCCTAGCCGTTCCTTGCCCGTAGGCCTAGGTGCCTTTAGCTGCACATatatagttttcttttcttttctttctttaaggAAATTTAGCATGCACAAGAAGGGTCATGtgtcttctttctttatattttttttctttactattttccacatttatgattttatattttaaaataatatgaaaaagttCCACAattctttatatatttcaatataaaaatatatatatagatactaCTAGTTTACTTTTTAAAGAGATATATGATGGGAAAGTTAGCAAGAagaattaatttgttttgaaatttattaaatggagataaatattgaattaatatttaaatcgGGATAAGTCACAggatttttcatcatttttggtaataaagtcataaaaagttagatgattttgtttttttttaccaaaatcgTAAAAAgtgaactatttttattttttttttaaagaatttaaatgaagtcctaaaataattaacaacttCCAagtctcaattttttaaaattatttatttgttacgacttcaaagtcatccaaaaaatttatttttaaaataatttttaacaactataaattagttttaagttatagttttattaaatattttatatattttgtataattttttatttaatatattttttaatatttttatgttattttatttaatattttttatatttttttactaatgatgTTAGGgactattatttgttttataaattagaaaaataatataaacaaaatacttaaatttaaatataaaataaaataaaaaagtgctaCACACatttgtttaagaaaaatattaataatagaatGATGTCCCACAAAGAGTTTTACTAAAACAAATAATGATTCCTaacatcaataataaaaatatagaaaatattaaataaaacattatataaactatagaaaatattaaataaaactgtaacttaaaactaatttagagttgttaaaaattaatttaaaaataattttttttttataactttaaagtcataacaaataaataattaataacattgaAAAACTTTGAAGTCCTTAATTATTTTACCActtcctataatttttttaaagaaaaaaaaacaaaagtcattaattattttacaatttcacttaaaaaaatcgAAGTTATCCAGCTTTTTAGACTTTATTACTTACAACTTATCccaatttgaatattaattcaaaatttattcctattttataaattgcaaaaggAATTACTCTCTTTTGGTAACTTTCCCGATATATGATCACACTTCAGTGTGTAATTtccaaaaatcataataataaaagtaatggAAATCTTGACAAAAAGATCTTCTCCATTTCTTTAATTAGTGGTTACTTTTATTAGTTAGATTGGTGGAAAACATTGGATTAAATACCTGGAATGTTGTCATTTATGGTATGGATCAAAATAAAGAGTATGAATGAGTACTTGATTTGGTACGGGAAATGCAGGGTTTTGATTTGAGACCACGCTTGCATGGTGGGTGTTCTTAGTCGAGCTGGAAAGCTCACATGCAGAAGCAGCACAATTCATTTCTGATTAATGTCAGTTGAACAAAGTGCTAAAGTTGGGGTGAAGTTTAAATGGGAAAGTTTGCCATTGATCATTTAATTTGTTCCTGAAACAACCGCAAATGGAACCTAAATTTTAAGCTAGAAATGCAAATTTGGTTTTCCTAATATTGCTCGTATTTAGTCCGTATATATAGTTATCATTTGTTCCTTACCTAAAAAATCCattcaatctttttttaaaaaaaatcattcaatgaTTAACATAAATGTAACAAAGGTATAGCATATTACTGAtctgtataaattaattaaagagaaaatataagaaacatTAAATACCAAATGCGGATAAGAACGTTTCAAATGACGaagtatttataaatatattcttgACCCTAAAGTGTTTAATTAGCTGAGCTTCGTCATGGCCAAAGGTTTCAAATGTGTCGCTCAAAAGACCTTTCCTCTTTCCCTGGAAACCCCGTTCCTGCCATATACCGTCTTTCACCCGTTAACCACAACGCACGTGACTCAAAGCATCCAAgccttcttccttctccttctccgtCACCGTCAAGGATAACGTCCATCGCGCAGAGATGCAAAATGTGCTGCGACAAGGAGAGTTTGAAGAAACTGAAATCCAGCGTTCCGTCGAGGAAGACGAAGGTTCGGAGAAACGGAGAGGAACGGAGGTGAAGAAGACGACGGTGACGAGGAGAAGTGTGGAGGGGAAGGTGAAGGAGAGCTTCGCGGTGGTGAAGAAGTCGAAGGATCCTTATGAAGACTTGAGGAAATCGATGATAACGGAGATGGAGATGTCTGAGGCCGAAGATTTGGAGCAGCTTTTGCAGTGTTTCTTGGCTTTGAACTCGCGGAGTTATCATGCAGTTATTGTGCGGGCTTTCATGGAGATTTGGCAACAAATGTTCGTAATGAAAAATCTCCAAACGAACGTTAAAACTCAGGAAAAGTAAATCGTGTTTTGTTTTGGCTGCTATATATGTGTGAATGTGGGAATTATCTTGGGAtgttttggtttgattttgattttaaaaattatttaatttgttacaCCTCTATTATACGATagatagaaagagagagattaTTGTGTATGTTAATAAGATATTTATTGGAGAAAATGATTCTTCTGTACATAATTATTCTTTGCTTTTGATGTGCATTTATTATGGTATATTTTGTTGGAGAGAAAGCCAAAAGAATGGAAGGGAGATATAAGAGAAATATTAGATAAACACATGagattcacacaaaaaaaaaatatatattttttattcttttcttcttaatttcttcctatgTCAGAATTAAGAAAGAGAGATTGTACGTGCatgatgtatatataatttggatttttctcagaaaataaaaacatattatgaTGTAGGGATGATGTTctctttaattctttaaaaggaaaaatatatattgaaaatttaaatgttattcaacactaataaagaaaaaataaaaacataaatataatagaTGATTTATGCATgatatgatagaaaaaaaaatattaataaattatgagatgtttaaaattataaagtgtctaaatatcattcttttttatttataatttgtgcaACAGTCATTCATTATGAGAACACAACAGTaatgattgaatttgatttttagattAGATTAATTAGCTTCCATGCGTTTTCAAACTTGTGCTTAATTTGTTGGGTAGGGAAAAATGAAATAGAGGGAGGAAAAGTAGGTagatgagaaaataaaataagagaaataagtaaaaaatgaagagaaatacAGTTGTttgatacaaaaaaaataaagtagaaatagaataaaaatatgtaaaataaagtGGTTTTGTtatgtgaaaaaagaaaatataataaaagtacATGAATATCCTTTTGTGTGTAAGAGACCATAATAGTAAAAGGGTAGTATGGTAACTTTGTTTAAACAGTACAAAATTCTTCTAATTTCTCGTCAGTTTAGAGAAGAAATATTGTGCAGTGGGAACggcaaaattattcaaatatttcgTTGCATTTCACAGCTTCCAAATCAGAGAAATTTCTTAAAGTTTGTAAGTTTCCCACTCTTCTTTTCTATTCTCCAATACTTGAGCGCTATCAAACCCAGCCtccataatattaattttaaggttaaatgttaatcttttatttatttatttttgtccctCTTTTAATAAAAGGTTTTAATTTAAtaccttatttttaaaaatttcttcaatgtatatatattttttttgtccaacTGAGACATGCATTAAAGCATTCTCTAAATATAAGAAACTGaatgacaaaaatattatttttctaattttataattttaattttcttattttttaattgagatattttatcttttacttttaaaatttatgattttagttcttctattttttaactGAGAAATTTAGTCtctcacttttaaaaatatgtaattttagtctcatttgttaattttagacttgattatgtattttctttaattatcttttgtaaataagtcaggcttgtaaataattaaataatttttaaaaaatatttgtcatatatataataaataaatatgtgttaGTAAATATTTGTAGCATATATCAAcatttgaaattaataaaaggactaaaattgtaattttcttaaaaatagaggatgaaatatcttaattaaaaaactaaaaataaaatcacaatttttttaaaaaattaaagataaaatgtcaaattaaaatatatgaaaactaaaattataaatttaaaaaaataggaaaacaaaaattatattttagttaaattaaattgaattaattttaaaaatacaggACTAATTGaagcattttgaaaataagaaattcaACTACATCTTTATTATAAGAGAGACCAAATTACATAAGATAAATACAGGACTAATTGTTTTTTgtctataattttctttttgtctatTGTTGGacgattttattttcatttatttagaaGTTACTAATCTAGAATGTAAATGGATTGGTTAATCTAGAAGGTAAAAAAGGTGTATACAACTACTTTGAAACATAAGACGTTCTTGACATTTAtagaagcgatttatttattacggcgggtgatggagcaatatcgcatggaccaacaagacttgcacttgatttttattgacttggagaaagcgtatgatagagtgcctagagagattttgtggaaagctctagagaagaaaggggttagggttgcatatattcgagctatccaagatatatATGATAGGGTAttgactagtgttaggacacagggtggagagtcagacgattttcccatcacaattggtttgcatcaagggtcaacccttagcccctacctttttaccttaattctggatgtcctcacgaaacaaatccaagagatagcgccgagatgcatgctttttgcagatgacatagtcctccttggagagtcgagggaggagttgaatgagaggttggaaacttggagacgagctctagaaacacatggctttcgcctaagcagaagcaaatcagAGTATAtagaatgtaagttcaacaaaagaaggagggtttctaactcagaggtgaaaataggagaccatattatccctcaagtcacacggtttaaatatcttgggtctgtaatacaggatgatggagaaattgaaggggatgtgaatcatcgcattcaagcaggatggatgaaatggagaaaagcatcgggggtgttatgtgatgccaaggtaccgatcaagctaaagggaaagttttatcggactgcggtaagaccggcgattttgtacggcacagaatgttgggcggtcaagagccaacatgagaataaagtaggtgtagcggagatgaggatgttgcggtggatgtgtggtaagactcgacaggataaaattagaaacgaagctattagagagagggttggagtagcgcctattgtagagaagatggtggaaaatagacttaggtggtttgggcatgtagagagaagaccggtagactctctagtgaggagagtagaccagatgaagagaaggcaaacaattcgaggcagaggaagacccaaaaagactataagagaggttataaaaaaggatctcgaacttaatgatttggatagaagtatggtacttgatagaacattatggcggaagttgatccatgtagccga contains:
- the LOC114417746 gene encoding uncharacterized protein LOC114417746, with protein sequence MRKLCPNFDNEDGLDTVLEVPIPEEMLSGMGSNGSNRWKNMRTLMNAQFVDKSSGLSTPSNNEFMVLLKLVGAPLIPLQVPSDHNLTRPLKDCSIRDSSAKYIVQQYVAATGGVAALNSLESMYAMGQVRICGSEVRRQGDGYEESVQSRGKTEVGGFVLWQKNPDLWCLELVVSGFKVSAGSNGKLAWNHSSSQPFHANKGPPRPLRRFFQGLDPRCTANLFLDAECVGENNINNEVCFMLRLQTDQHILQAQSMSNTEIVMHTMLGYFSQRTGLLVKFEDTKLVKMKAVKGKESVFWETSIESMIDDYRYIDGINIAHGGRTIATLYRYGAAHNHKHMIEETWTIEEVDFNIVGLSMDCFLPPSDGEREHEGAEQAVGMG
- the LOC114420698 gene encoding transcription repressor OFP8-like, with the translated sequence MQNVLRQGEFEETEIQRSVEEDEGSEKRRGTEVKKTTVTRRSVEGKVKESFAVVKKSKDPYEDLRKSMITEMEMSEAEDLEQLLQCFLALNSRSYHAVIVRAFMEIWQQMFVMKNLQTNVKTQEK